The region ATTTGACTATTCATGCTCAACTGGGCATCCCTACAGTCAGCGCTGAAATTAGAAGATTCGCCGCTAAGTACAAGGACAGACTAACACAACATCCCAACACATGTGCCACCAATTTGCTGGACGGGAGCACCACCATCAGAAGACTCAAGTGGAAGCATCCACTGGATTtactaaattaactttttagaTTCATAGCTTGTATTTATCAAACTCCTATTGTCAAGGTtcacttaaaaaatttaattattgtccctAACTGaggacagattttaaataaaactttcaaatgttaaaaaaaataaaaataaaaacttgctGGGAATCTTTAATGGTGAAACTTGATAGAATTAAATTGTCCAACATGAATAAAATGATCGAAATGATTAAAAAAGTTCACAAGTGACGAATATGTTCCAAattttttcaggattttgaaaaaaaaaattttaatttaaatgttaataTTCAATAATGAATAATATGAGACacgccaaaaataaaataaatatcgcgtaaaaaagaaaaaatcacaaaacaaaatttgtttaaaaattaggACAAAGAAGAACGTAATTGGGATGTAAAATTccacaaaaatgcaaaacaccatcgagttttatattaagttaaaatttttaaaaataaatgaatacaagaaaaaaataaaattaaaaaggtaaaaaaataaataaaataaaaagaggagATGACTTGTCCTTGTCAAAGTTCAGTGACAAGTGAAAATTGTATTCAGAGTGAGGCCTTTTTATACTGTtccacataaaaaaaattggttgCTTTTTCCGAAGtccaaaataccaaaatattatttcaaagTGGCCACATTAATTTTATGGAttatgtaaaaattttaatagtttaattttttatatttgactCAAAGATCAGGCTCATAAACTACGAGAAAGGaaagtaaaaattaattttttttagcgcAGCCGAAATTGATAAATCTTTATAGTGAAGTGGCAGTTTATATTATAAGATCTTATAATAtaagatatacatacataaatcggattagatatatatcgcaaatatcgtaTGTAATTAGACAATTCTAGTGAGAATTtcattatgaaaataattttttatataataaaacttTAACTCAAGACCAGTTttaagtcccaagcttctacgTCCGCAAAATCCTACATTTtatcattttcgatcgttcaattatcaaataaaaaaagaaagcatgGCTCTAGTCGAGTTttccgactatattatacccgttACTCATTTGTTTCACCCACACTTTAGGTTTGGTCAGGCTTAACACACTTAGGCCCTATTCGGTCCCTTGCGATATAGTGTCTTCCCTTGCCGTGTTTTGAAGATTTCTAGGTTAGTAGTTTGCTCACCCTGTTGGGATATAGGTGTATGAGGAGTCTGTTTCCCAGATGaaaaagacagacagacagtctGTTTTCTGTCTAAGTGATTGAATTGCTGGGCAGTGGAAAATAAGATGTTTTACTGGATCGTTCCTGCAGCTGCGGCAGTAGTCATTATGGGATGAATTCATTTGCCTAGCATGTGTTCCCACAAGCCAGTGCCCCGTGATGACTCTGTTTGCCGTGCTGATTGGAGTCCTATCCATGCTAAGTAGTTGGGATGTTCTTTTATTTGAGATAAGAGTCGAATTTTTTTGAGGCTAAGGTAATATCAACACCCTTCATTTCGGGCTGGAGTGGTGTAGTGGTGCCTATACGAGCCAGTTCTTTTGCTATGCAAGCCGACTATATATTAcagctgccttataactgaacgatcggaaatggtaatCGATTGTtcattttgatgcagatcgatggagaatcgatataaaaatccattaagatactccgctcaagaatcgggtaaatattggcaaaaatatGGGTATCGTCACTGTTTTTCCGAAACTTCAacttgttattttttgaagGTTATTTTAAATTGACCTTAAATGGAGGATAAAGTAAATGATTACGTTGATGAACGTCTTAGCTGAAATAGCTAAATACATTAATAGCCGAAAGTAGGCTGAGAAAATGTAGTttcagagctcgggcagagtaatttcctatgcccctgGAATAGGGCCCTAATTGAGGACCATAAAATAAACCATTGAAAACCAATTTACAGATTTATTGTAGAAATCGAAATTTTTacagtaattaatttttgcatcATTCCATATAATGTTAACATTATATTTTAAGGCTTAACAAAATGTccttggaaataaatagtctTCTCATCGCGAATTAAAAAGGCAAAGGGATGATCGGCTGTAAATCTCATTTTCTCACAGCTCACACAGGCAGCAAGAGTCCCTTCAATAACAGCTTGCAATAAATGTTGGAAATGAATTATTGtcattgtatattttttttaaatatttaccagTTGCAGCAGATGCTTCGGCACCTTCCTCGTTCACTTCCAGAAATGCTTTTTGTAGAACTTTACTGACTCTTGCACCTTCTGACACCGTGTCACTCAAGTCAGCAGTTCCGTCAAATACTGATTTAATTCCCAACTAATAAAAGAAACTATGTCATAAAAATGATTAATCACATAGGTAACTACCAACCTTTTGAAGTACCTTGACgagttttttttcaaactcaattttaaattttggaatttCTACGTACACGTCTTGTTCACGGAGAGCTCGGTCGAAGCCTTCGATCTGGCTTTCCAATTTACTGAGACCGCTAATAGAGTTTGGCAAGAATATTTGCATGGAGAGGCTTGAATTTCGATATGGAAGTTCAAGAACCTTGGCATCTAAGTCGGCGAATGTATTGGCCTTGAACTTGCCTTTTAGAGACATCATGTCCACCTGAAGTTCTTGGTTAGAAGTACGGAAAATTTTCTTCTTTGTATAAGTTTTGTTAAATGCATACTTCCATTCGCCTTTAAAGTAAATGGCATTTATAAGAACCGCTACTAAACCACTATCTATATCGTCAGGGTCGataattttagttatttttttccgCGTATGCTCAGAGACCCAAGAGTTAATAGTCGCTGCCGCAGATTTGGGATTAACTACACTAATGGGCACTGCCTTGGCTTTGAAGGAGTCAGCCACGATCTTATTAAACTCTGGCAATAACTTCTTGTTATCGTTGACATAAATGCGATTCGCCAGCTCAAGAATTGCAACCCTCTCACGATTATGAAGATTTGTGAAGAAATCTCTGTATTTCTTcgctacttctttcctatctTCAGGCAGTTTCAGAACAGTTTGCATTTCCTTAGCCGTATTCCCTTTGGCTCCCATATACACCATGGCCATAACAATTTCGAGGGAGAGAGGGGAGGATATTATGTTTTTGTCCGCATCCTCCTTGGCCAGGATCTGGTAAACATCGTCGGTAAAACGAGCCGACACTGAcgtggccaaaaatagaaaaactgAGAAGAATGGTCCAGCTATAAATGAATATCTAACGAAGGATCACACTAGTTTTCCACTTACCGAAGTACTTCATTTCTTCTTCATGAAAAAATGGaagaaatcatttaattttatagtaAAATACTCTAATTAGAAATGTTGTGGTTAATTTGTATATAATATTCCGAGCAAatgcaatattttcaaatgcaTATCTAATTATGTGTTTAAATCGTTCTGCATTTGTATACCAGGTTCTTGTAGAGTGCAAGGGTACATTGTCCTCGAGAGAATGTATGTTACATATTTAAAAGGGACCAGCGCTAAGCTCCAACCCAAtgaagtatatatgtatgtatattttcgaTCAGTATCGACAgtcgagtcgatatagccatgtccgtctTTTCGTATGAACGAGTGCATCTCAAAAACTAaaagagatagagctataggatttcgcatggagactcctattgctaatttttgttaatttaagggtggaagagatgagtaccgggtataatatagccAGGAAACTTTACTATAGCCGTCCATTCTTGTTTTCAGTTAATTTTCCTTAATTTGCAGTGCGTACACTGAAGGTAGAGAGCGCTCATttgtcaaaataataattgaacAATATTTGTTTGATTTAATGCCAGAGCAAGAAATGAcacaataaaaacaatgatggctttatattatttaataatttttatttatagtacctcactttaaaaattatgttatACCAATATTACAttaaatgtttgtttattaCATGGGTTTTCGCTATTTGCCGGATGTTACATggattttttctcagtgtgtATGGTGTACTTCATCGTCTTGGGTTTTACATTTACGGTTTATAATAGATATTTTTGCAGTATACGCATATTTGATAATCCAAAATGTGCTATAATATTGTGTGGTTAAAGGTTACTCTTACACGTTTAGTTTagcttaaaattttaaatgtaatattttattatttttacgcTTCTGTGAAATTGCCTTCATTTTTCGCATCGTTCCGTTCCTCATAGTTTCCACTCTAAGCTGGTTGGgttcattttttaattgctCTGGCGACAATTTTAACAAagttattatgatattttgttttgttgttgatttaaCTCTTGTAGATGCTAATTCGtaggttttaattaatttacaatGATATACAGTTTCGCTATAAAACATAATGAATCCAACTAAAAATAATAGGAATAGAATTAAATTATGTTGAGTTTAAGGTAAGCATATTGCATTCAGTTCTACGGGTCTATAAcgctaaaataaattaatttgaaacatttgattttttaaatttcagaTACTTTTCGTCCCCTGCTACCTCGGCTAACAATAAAGAAACTATTCAAATGTATTTACaacaaatttatattatttcttcGGACACGTGTTCGGCGTGGAGATGAAACCAAAACTAGTTGAAGTTACTTCAGATGGGGGATCCTAAAGATATATATTCGCTACGCTAGTGGAAGCTATTATACatgtttttcataatttcgtttttatttccaatatttcaaaattcaaaatatttaatttcttctCTCGACATTGATAcagtttttaaattgtttttttttttttgggaatctATAACCGCTTGAAAGTGTTTCGCAAATATCGTAATTactttaatttgattttcccctttttttgtaatttactaatttataagaaaattgTACAGGTTTTATGTATCCATCTATATACGTGTGTGTATTTATTGGGCTTGCTTTCTTACATATGTTCTAAATCTTTGTTTTGAATGCGATTTCGAAAGGACAATATTTAGTGCTTAACATTAACAACGATTGCGGCTAACTTGGGCTGCTTCTGTTCCTGGTTGTCGCTctggttttatcaaaaatacATTTCATTCCATGTGTTGTTTCTTTTCCTTCAGATCTACACTTAGCATTGGCTACATTTATTCCTTAATTCAGTTGAAATCAAATCAAACGATAGTTGGTTGCTTCAGGGCGCTTTCAGTGAAATTCAAATAACTCTTCTTCTCGAACTCTCCGTCGGTTCTGCCTACTTTCTAATGGTTTTAATAGCTACGACCTTGATAATTTGGTTTAATTCtacttttaaggtattctccTGTTCCTCTCCTCTATCCTCTATCCTGTCTCCTCCTCTATGTTCAAACAGTGTGTGGTGGTTataaagcatttgattcatgTCATCGGGCTTGGGCATTGGACAGTTTTAGGCGCACTCTCAGTCTCACACTAAACGACACTAAAACTTGATTAGAAGAGGGGCGGGCGTGCGGGCGGGCGGTGGAGGAAAACTAGAATTCAATGTTCGGCGAAAATCGCAAGTCAGAGGATTACaactatttaaatatacatttataatttatatatgtatgtccaTCGATAACAAGGTGCTGCTCAAAAGTGCGAGCCCAAAACTTAATTCAAAATCTTTCGAGCCTAGGCAAAGCaaaattcatttttctccTACAGATCTAaggtatgtgtatgtgtgtgtgttgtgtgtgtgggtgtgtgtatcCTTCTCTCCTACTTACTGATCTTTTCGCTTACGTGGCTAAAACAAAGGACTTTGAAAACCTATACCTAGTACATCTAAGTTTCGTATAATGTAGATAAAGCATATTTCTCtcggtttaaatatttacattttatacACATCTCGACTGTGTAAGTAATGTCCTTTTCTCTAGTTTAACCTTTGTGATTGGTTGGTTTCTTCTCTATATCGCAAACTATATCTTCTCTTGCCCTTCGGGGGTCGATAACTCTCCTCTAACTGACTGACTACTACTCCTGCTTGGACAACAGCAAATGGAATCGGCGCAGCTGCCGCTTCCAGTGCTTGCAATTAAATCTAAACTTGATGTCCTTGGGCCCGGCCTGCTCCTCGTGGTGGACCTGCTCTCAACGCTTCTGCTTGCCGGCTTTCTTGCGCTTGCTGGTGCCGGTGGCCGCCGTCGGGGCAGACACCGCCGGTGGTGGGGCAACGTTGCTGGACGGCCCGCTCACCAGCGCCGAGATGCTGGCAAAGGGCGTGCTGCCACTGGTACTAGGACCACCTCCTCCCCCTGCTCCACCACCGCCCGCAGTGCTGCCCATTAGTGCTGCAGCATGCAGTGATTCTCAACTACGCTCCGGCGTTCCGTGGTGCTGATAGATctgctggagctgctgctgctggctgtGCACCACCTGACTGCTCGATGTAACCACGTCCTGTTGCATGTGTTGCGGATGGTGTCCCGGATGGGgagactgctgctgctgctgttgcatgtGGACCacgtgctgctgctgcatgtGCTGCGGCGTCGGTGGTCCCTGGGGCGTGCTGTGGTGCTGCGGCGTACTGTGATGCTGCGGCGTTGGCGGATGCGGCGAGGGACTGTACGGGAACTGTTGCTGCAACATATGCAACTTTGcataaataaattggttatctAGGTTAGTCAAAGCTGGCATTTGTGTGTGTTCTTGTGTGTTTAGACAAAGCAAGTGTGTGACTGCGTTTGAAGTCTGTGCTTGTGTTTGGTCTTTCAGCTGGGCTTTAGCTTCTGGCTGGAATACGTACCGAATTCTCCTGGCTGTGCTCGATAATCTCAATGCTGCCGGTGGTGTTGCCCGAGGTGTTGAGCAGCGCCACGCCACTCGTGTTGGCCACCACGTCGTACTTGCCGCGCTTGAAGCGTCCATATAGCGAGCTGTAGGGCAGGTTGTAGTGAATGGCCGCCTGGTTGATGGACATTTGGCCGACGCTGCGGGGGGTTGGTCACTTTCGGTTAAAGActccacacacacaaaagGTCAAACAAACACTCACCGCACTGAGTTCAGGGCCTCGTTCATGGCATCCTCGGACCAGGGTGTTGGATTCGAGCGCGATAGCTCGATGCCCTCCCGCTTGCAGCGTCCGTAAAGTGTTCCTTTTGTTCGGGATTGGAGTGAAAACAATGTATTAGTGGTATAGCCTTAAAAGTTTACACAAAAGGCTCTCCATTGATGCCAAAATGAAGAGGCCTTTGCATAGCAATGCTTATAAAGGCCAAATAATCATAttattttacattatttttttttatagaatttcaaatattttaaatagactgtttaaatgtttttgtattaaatttaaacaatttaaccAAAATTAGAGGAGAATTAATATAAAACtaagtgatattttatttaaaaagaataCATGGAAACAAATAATAgctatt is a window of Drosophila bipectinata strain 14024-0381.07 chromosome 2R, DbipHiC1v2, whole genome shotgun sequence DNA encoding:
- the LOC138925984 gene encoding serine protease inhibitor 42Dd-like produces the protein MKYFVFLFLATSVSARFTDDVYQILAKEDADKNIISSPLSLEIVMAMVYMGAKGNTAKEMQTVLKLPEDRKEVAKKYRDFFTNLHNRERVAILELANRIYVNDNKKLLPEFNKIVADSFKAKAVPISVVNPKSAAATINSWVSEHTRKKITKIIDPDDIDSGLVAVLINAIYFKGEWKYAFNKTYTKKKIFRTSNQELQVDMMSLKGKFKANTFADLDAKVLELPYRNSSLSMQIFLPNSISGLSKLESQIEGFDRALREQDVYVEIPKFKIEFEKKLVKVLQKLGIKSVFDGTADLSDTVSEGARVSKVLQKAFLEVNEEGAEASAATAVIEGTLAACVSCEKMRFTADHPFAFLIRDEKTIYFQGHFVKP